The Osmia bicornis bicornis chromosome 9, iOsmBic2.1, whole genome shotgun sequence genome has a segment encoding these proteins:
- the LOC114874392 gene encoding uncharacterized protein LOC114874392 isoform X4 encodes MKRYFTDVTWKRRIDNMQVQMRCCGIDSSDDWHSTYWLQRDLLVLDSPDILRYAKLDGRVTPPVVPWSCCRIDVKGPCYHDPLQLPNPEQNSTYDSLNAPGCLVAMKTLLNGTLYSILPLLSCLFVLQIIVTVLSRLDFTSARNAVALGNRWADSPGWLYGRLDFGNANGPNLLQIDRKNSGRGDSMIDLKPLVYSSDTE; translated from the exons ATGAAAAGGTACTTTACGGACGTGACGTGGAAGCGAAGGATAGATAATATGCAGGTGCAGATGCGATGCTGTGGAATAGATTCCTCCGACGATTGGCACTCGACTTACTGGCTGCAACGAGATCTTCTTGTCCTGGATTCGCCGGATATCTTAAG GTACGCCAAGTTAGACGGTCGCGTGACGCCGCCGGTGGTGCCATGGAGTTGCTGTCGAATCGACGTAAAGGGTCCCTGCTATCACGATCCTCTTCAGCTGCCAAATCCGGAACAGAATTCCACTTACGACAGCCTGAACGCTCCGGGCTGTCTCGTCGCCATGAAGACCTTGCTAAACGGCACGCTGTATTCCATTCTGCCGTTGCTCTCGTGTCTGTTTGTATTGCAG ATTATCGTGACCGTGTTGTCGAGGCTGGATTTCACGTCTGCGAGAAACGCAGTCGCCCTGGGGAATCGATGGGCTGATTCACCTGGATGGCTGTACGGTCGTCTGGATTTCGGAAACGCAAACGGACCTAATCTTTTGCAGATCGATCGG AAGAACAGCGGACGGGGCGATTCGATGATCGACCTGAAACCTCTTGTTTACTCCAGTGACACAGAATGA
- the LOC114874392 gene encoding tetraspanin-12-like isoform X2: MNLKLFLWTMLGLFVAFVGCFMASICVTTADQLTQQVRQILVEGMKRYFTDVTWKRRIDNMQVQMRCCGIDSSDDWHSTYWLQRDLLVLDSPDILRYAKLDGRVTPPVVPWSCCRIDVKGPCYHDPLQLPNPEQNSTYDSLNAPGCLVAMKTLLNGTLYSILPLLSCLFVLQIIVTVLSRLDFTSARNAVALGNRWADSPGWLYGRLDFGNANGPNLLQIDRVEP; the protein is encoded by the exons ATGAATCTGAAACTATTCTTATGGACAATGCTGGGGTTATTTGTGGCCTTCGTTGGCTGTTTCATGGCCAGCATCTGTGTCACCACTGCTGATCAGCTGACTCAACAAGTGCGTCAAATCTTGGTCGAag GTATGAAAAGGTACTTTACGGACGTGACGTGGAAGCGAAGGATAGATAATATGCAGGTGCAGATGCGATGCTGTGGAATAGATTCCTCCGACGATTGGCACTCGACTTACTGGCTGCAACGAGATCTTCTTGTCCTGGATTCGCCGGATATCTTAAG GTACGCCAAGTTAGACGGTCGCGTGACGCCGCCGGTGGTGCCATGGAGTTGCTGTCGAATCGACGTAAAGGGTCCCTGCTATCACGATCCTCTTCAGCTGCCAAATCCGGAACAGAATTCCACTTACGACAGCCTGAACGCTCCGGGCTGTCTCGTCGCCATGAAGACCTTGCTAAACGGCACGCTGTATTCCATTCTGCCGTTGCTCTCGTGTCTGTTTGTATTGCAG ATTATCGTGACCGTGTTGTCGAGGCTGGATTTCACGTCTGCGAGAAACGCAGTCGCCCTGGGGAATCGATGGGCTGATTCACCTGGATGGCTGTACGGTCGTCTGGATTTCGGAAACGCAAACGGACCTAATCTTTTGCAGATCGATCGG
- the LOC114874392 gene encoding tetraspanin-12-like isoform X3, which translates to MNLKLFLWTMLGLFVAFVGCFMASICVTTADQLTQQVRQILVEGMKRYFTDVTWKRRIDNMQVQMRCCGIDSSDDWHSTYWLQRDLLVLDSPDILRYAKLDGRVTPPVVPWSCCRIDVKGPCYHDPLQLPNPEQNSTYDSLNAPGCLVAMKTLLNGTLYSILPLLSCLFVLQVNQYERLFSLIATNRTMRLGRRWSHDSGIESRKGNSCLGPIKR; encoded by the exons ATGAATCTGAAACTATTCTTATGGACAATGCTGGGGTTATTTGTGGCCTTCGTTGGCTGTTTCATGGCCAGCATCTGTGTCACCACTGCTGATCAGCTGACTCAACAAGTGCGTCAAATCTTGGTCGAag GTATGAAAAGGTACTTTACGGACGTGACGTGGAAGCGAAGGATAGATAATATGCAGGTGCAGATGCGATGCTGTGGAATAGATTCCTCCGACGATTGGCACTCGACTTACTGGCTGCAACGAGATCTTCTTGTCCTGGATTCGCCGGATATCTTAAG GTACGCCAAGTTAGACGGTCGCGTGACGCCGCCGGTGGTGCCATGGAGTTGCTGTCGAATCGACGTAAAGGGTCCCTGCTATCACGATCCTCTTCAGCTGCCAAATCCGGAACAGAATTCCACTTACGACAGCCTGAACGCTCCGGGCTGTCTCGTCGCCATGAAGACCTTGCTAAACGGCACGCTGTATTCCATTCTGCCGTTGCTCTCGTGTCTGTTTGTATTGCAGGTAAATCAATACGAACGATTGTTTAGTCTTATCGCAACAAACAGGACGATGAGACTAGGAAGGAG
- the LOC114874392 gene encoding tetraspanin-12-like isoform X1, whose translation MNLKLFLWTMLGLFVAFVGCFMASICVTTADQLTQQVRQILVEGMKRYFTDVTWKRRIDNMQVQMRCCGIDSSDDWHSTYWLQRDLLVLDSPDILRYAKLDGRVTPPVVPWSCCRIDVKGPCYHDPLQLPNPEQNSTYDSLNAPGCLVAMKTLLNGTLYSILPLLSCLFVLQIIVTVLSRLDFTSARNAVALGNRWADSPGWLYGRLDFGNANGPNLLQIDRKNSGRGDSMIDLKPLVYSSDTE comes from the exons ATGAATCTGAAACTATTCTTATGGACAATGCTGGGGTTATTTGTGGCCTTCGTTGGCTGTTTCATGGCCAGCATCTGTGTCACCACTGCTGATCAGCTGACTCAACAAGTGCGTCAAATCTTGGTCGAag GTATGAAAAGGTACTTTACGGACGTGACGTGGAAGCGAAGGATAGATAATATGCAGGTGCAGATGCGATGCTGTGGAATAGATTCCTCCGACGATTGGCACTCGACTTACTGGCTGCAACGAGATCTTCTTGTCCTGGATTCGCCGGATATCTTAAG GTACGCCAAGTTAGACGGTCGCGTGACGCCGCCGGTGGTGCCATGGAGTTGCTGTCGAATCGACGTAAAGGGTCCCTGCTATCACGATCCTCTTCAGCTGCCAAATCCGGAACAGAATTCCACTTACGACAGCCTGAACGCTCCGGGCTGTCTCGTCGCCATGAAGACCTTGCTAAACGGCACGCTGTATTCCATTCTGCCGTTGCTCTCGTGTCTGTTTGTATTGCAG ATTATCGTGACCGTGTTGTCGAGGCTGGATTTCACGTCTGCGAGAAACGCAGTCGCCCTGGGGAATCGATGGGCTGATTCACCTGGATGGCTGTACGGTCGTCTGGATTTCGGAAACGCAAACGGACCTAATCTTTTGCAGATCGATCGG AAGAACAGCGGACGGGGCGATTCGATGATCGACCTGAAACCTCTTGTTTACTCCAGTGACACAGAATGA